The following proteins come from a genomic window of Microtus ochrogaster isolate Prairie Vole_2 unplaced genomic scaffold, MicOch1.0 UNK1, whole genome shotgun sequence:
- the Tulp3 gene encoding tubby-related protein 3 — MEAARCAPGPRADSAFEDETLRLRQLKLDNQRALLEKKQRKKRLEPLMVQPNPEARLRRLKPRGGEEHTPLVDPQMPRSDVILHGIDGPAAFLKPEAPDLESKPHVLSVGSPAPEEATDGSAGGESPPVETASKPDLQEILQKHGILGSMNYDEETDNEEEEGDSLSSPSAHSEKESSVAGQKAASETGAAGVTAQQSDAQLGEVENLEDFAYSPAPRGVTVKCRVTRDKKGMDRGLFPTYYMHLEREETRKIFLLAGRKRKKSKTSNYLISTDPTDLSRDGESYIGKLRSNLMGTKFTVYDHGVNPVKAQGLVEKAHTRQELAAICYETNVLGFKGPRKMSVIIPGMNMSHERIPFRPRNEHESLLSKWQNKSMENLIELHNKAPVWSDDTQSYVLNFHGRVTQASVKNFQIVHGNDPDYIVMQFGRVADDVFTLDYNYPLCALQAFAIGLSSFDSKLACE; from the exons ATGGAGGCGGCCCGCTGCGCACCGGGACCTCGCGCGGACAG TGCTTTTGAAGATGAGACACTGAGGCTTCGGCAGCTGAAGCTGGACAATCAG AGGGCgctgctggagaagaagcagagaaagaagcgCCTTGAGCCACTTATGGTCCAACCAAACCCCGAAGCCAGGCTGCGCCGGTTAAAGCCTAGAGGTGGCGAGGAGCACACGCCTTTGGTGGACCCTCAGATGCCTCGCAGCGATGTCATCCTACATG GCATCGATGGGCCAGCTGCTTTCCTTAAGCCAGAGGCTCCGGATTTGGAAAGCAAGCCTCATGTTCTCTCAGTGGGTTCCCCTGCGCCAGAAGAGGCCACCGACGGAAGTGCAGGTGGGGAAAGCCCTCCAGTGGAGACCGCCTCCAAGCCAGACCTCCAGGAGATTCTCCAAAAACACG GCATCTTGGGTAGCATGAACTATGACGAGGAGACAGacaatgaggaagaggaaggggacagtCTCAGCTCCCCGTCAGCTCATTCGGAAAAAGAGAGTTCTGTGGCCGGCCAGAAAGCAGCGTCG GAGACGGGAGCTGCTGGTGTCACAGCCCAGCAAAGCGATGCCCAGCTTGGAGAAGTGGAGAATTTAGAGGACTTTGCCTACAGCCCTGCCCCGCGGGGTGTCACTGTGAAGTGTCGAGTAACTCGGGACAAGAAAGGCATGGACCGCGGCCTCTTCCCCACCTACTATATGcacctggagagggaggagaccCGGAAG ataTTTCTTCTTGCTGGTAGGAAGCGGAAAAAGAGCAAAACCTCCAACTACCTGATCTCCACAGACCCGACAGACTTGTCTCGTGATGGGGAAAGTTACATCGGCAAACTCAG ATCCAATCTCATGGGGACCAAGTTCACAGTGTATGACCATGGTGTGAACCCAGTCAAGGCCCAGGGTCTGGTGGAAAAGGCTCACACCCGGCAGGAGCTGGCCGCCATCTGCTAT GAAACAAATGTACTGGGTTTTAAAGGCCCCAGGAAAATGTCTGTGATCATTCCGGGAATGAATATGAGTCATGAACGCATCCCATTTCGGCCACGAAAT GAGCATGAGAGCTTGCTTTCAAAGTGGCAGAACAAATCCATGGAGAACCTGATTGAACTGCACAACAAGGCCCCAGTTTGGAGTGACGACACCCAGTCCTATGTCCTTAACTTCCACGGCAGAGTCACTCAGGCATCAGTGAAGAACTTTCAGATAGTCCACGGAAATGACC ccGACTACATCGTCATGCAGTTTGGACGCGTGGCTGATGACGTGTTCACACTAGACTATAACTACCCACTGTGCGCTTTGCAAGCCTTTGCCATCGGGCTGTCCAGCTTTGACAGCAAGCTGGCGTGTGAATGA
- the Rhno1 gene encoding RAD9, HUS1, RAD1-interacting nuclear orphan protein 1 codes for MPPKKRQQRQSRKAQLQFHHQPLEGPKHHESLQRPITHTVRVPSKPIDQGTITSWVLPQFDTTAESQLPAHRKRRPQDQTKQLTRRSTCKFPRLTFESPRVSSSETVISLNREEPCQSEKDAPRRPLVPLLSPQSCGELSVHAPQSLPHVFTPPDIHTPGLSVREEPASPDQKENSLPGCILGPGAPNSPEPGPVLVKDTPEEKYGLKVTWRRRRHLFAYLKERGKLDKSQFLVKT; via the exons ATGCCTCCCAAAAAGAGACAGCAAAGACAGTCACGCAAAGCCCAGCTGCAATTCCACCATCAGCCACTGGAGGGCCCCAAACACCATGAATCTCTCCAGCGGCCCATTACCCACACTGTACGGGTGCCCAGCAAGCCCATTGATCAGGGCACCATCACTTCCTGG GTCTTACCTCAGTTTGATACCACAGCCGAAAGCCAGCTTCCAGCACACCGGAAACGCCGCCCCCAAGACCAGACAAAACAATTAACACGAAGATCTACCTGCAAGTTCCCACGGCTAACCTTTGAGAGTCCACGGGTTTCCAGTTCAGAGACAGTGATATCCTTGAACAGAGAAGAGCCCTGCCAGTCAGAAAAGGACGCTCCCAGAAGGCCTTTAGTGCCACTGCTCAGTCCCCAGAGCTGTGGGGAGCTGTCAGTGCACGCCCCTCAAAGCTTACCTCATGTGTTCACACCCCCTGATATCCACACCCCGGGGTTGTCTGTGAGAGAAGAACCCGCTTCCCCCGATCAGAAGGAAAACAGTCTTCCAGGCTGCATCCTGGGCCCTGGAGCTCCCAACAGCCCGGAGCCCGGACCTGTTCTGGTCAAGGACACCCCTGAGGAGAAGTATGGGTTAAAGGTTACGTGGAGGCGCAGAAGGCACCTGTTTGCCTACCTcaaggagagagggaagctggACAAGAGCCAGTTCCTCGTGAAGACGTGA